Part of the Trichoderma asperellum chromosome 1, complete sequence genome is shown below.
TTTGGCTGTGCAGGTAACCAGTCATACAAGCATGTAAGGTATGTATGCAGAGTCGAGGTTTTGCAATGACGTCAGAAGCTGAAATCGTTTGTGAACTTGAGCTTTGACCAGTCAAGCATGCTCGGTAATTGGAGCCGCCATGCCTAGGCACTCCATAAAGATGGAGCAGGAAAAAGTATGTGCAttgaaatagaaaaagcggttataaaaaaacaggaaCCGCGCGCGGCAAGCAAGTGATGCCTGGCCCGGCATCGTCCGATCAGCTCCTCGGAAAGGAACCAGGGCGATACTCTCGATATGTACAAGAATCGCCAGGCCCCGCCTAGGTATGGAGCACCAGATAGCCGTTGAACTCGGCAGTACGTCATACCAGGTCTGTGCTCTGATTTCGCGTTCCACGATTTTCCATGCGGCCAGGGCCCTGCAAATCGAAACGGCGTGGGCTCTTCTGTCGCTGCAGTACCACCGTGGCACTGGGTTTATTATTAGTCCAGTAAGGTGCTGCTTTAGGCAATCCCTACCACTGCTGCATTTGGCAAAAGGAATCGACGACGGTTGCCCGGCGTGGGTTTCTAGAAATTCGTCAAACTTCAAAATTCCAAACAGACACCGCGTAGCTCATCCTGTGCCTCCTGTGCCTTGATACGATCTACGCAAAACCCTCCAGCCATTCCCTCATCCCGATTCTCTTAGCCCCAGCAAATAGTCTCTCTCAAAAGAAGCTTTGCGCCGATCCAGCCTGCTGGTTGCTGGGGCCCAGCTAGCGCCGTATCGAACCCGCTCCCGTTTGTCCTTACAGCTGCGTCTCCACGACATTATGCTACCCCAGTTATTCGGTTGCGTCTATGATTTGTTCTTTGTCCAGGTTCACTCCCTTTAGCGTAGTGTTGCGCTTATCTTGTGTGAGATACACGTAAACCACTGTCAACGTCCTATCAGCGAGCTTTTTGTAAAATAGATCGCTAGAAAACGTGCTGGCAACTAACACCATGGCTAAATAAGCCCTAGGCCGGAGCCACACGAGTCGGGCAAAAAAGATACTCCGTAAGCGGCCTCAGGTCCATCTACAGCTCCCCCTGAGCATCGTCACGTTATCCAGACTGTAGATCgtcaccagcagcagggcACACGACACGGTACAATACAGTACTATCGGCCGTCtcaacgccatcatcgcAGGTATCGTCTCGTATCTTGCCTCTTTTCGTCCACCATCTCATATTTGTGCCGTACCTTATCCGTGCCTCGCGCCACCCACCCTCCTGGCCTCCTCATACAATCaaacttttttctcctcttcctctccttcttccaccaTCCACGCCCCTCTTCCATCCGTCCACCCCGCTGTTTCGTCCCCCAGAGCCAGACTGCAGCCAATCCCCGCTTGCCCTGCCTTTCCGTAGAAGCCAGGCTGCACTGTAGCAGAACCAAATCATCGCTCAACAGACTCGAGGCGGATGACCACAGCGCGCCGTTCCCATGGACGTCGTCCCGGATCACCTCAGGAAACCGACAGTGCCGGAGCCAGACGACTATGTCAACCCCTTGGAGGCCAGTTCCCGCTGGACCTTGAATGCGCGTGCTCAGGCCATCCGCTATGCGTCCAGCCTCGGTTTCAGCATCGCCAACCGCACTGAGCCCGCGGCTCCTACACCGTCCGCCGAGTTTTGGGCTGATTCTACGCTCGCCGAATGCAAGGGTCCCAAGAAGATCAGGGTCGAGGTGTGGACGCCGCCTCGTCTGTCCATCGGACCTCGAGCCGCTGTCATCGCTCTGCATGGAGGAGGATGGATTCTCGGCCAGGGAACCGATAATGCACGCTGGGCATGCGCTGTCATGACCTCGCTGGATGCCGTCGTCTTCACCGTCAACTATCGCCTGGCTCCCAACTATCCGTTCCCGACCCCCATCGAGGACTGTGTCGATGCCATCCTGCAGATAGCCAAGCGCGCTGCCCAGTTTGGCATCGACCCGAATCGCATGATCCTCTCTGGCTTTTCCGCAGGTGCCACCACAGCCCTCTCAAGCTGGCTCATCATGAATGACCCGTCGCGCTGGAATTACACGCTGCCCTTTGCAGTCCCTCGCATCACTGGCCTCGTGCTCTTCTATCCCGGCCTAGATTGGACCATCAACAGGGCAGACAAGAGGCTGAGTTGCACTCGTCCCGACCTTACCCTATCCAAGGGTTTGACAGATCTCATTGATGCCTCTTACGTCTATCCCCCAATCCCTCGCCACGAACGCGCAGATCTTCGGCTCTCCCCGGGCTTGATGACGGATGACATTATGAAAAAGCTACCGCCCGTCCATCTCTGCTTGTGCGAGTATGACATGCTTCTCGCTGAGGGTACCCGCTTCGCAAAGAGACTGCAGAGCCTGAAAAAGACCGTTACTCTGCGTATTGTTGCCGGCGAGAAGCATGCATGGGACTGCCCCCCGCCAATGATTCAAAAAGAGAGCGTGGAGGTCGAATATGCAGAGGCGACTCAGGCCATAGCCAACTGGCTTGGTCAGGCGCACGACACTGACAGGGAGTCGATGCGGTCCATGAAGACAAAGCGTTTGCGGATACCCCGGCCTAGTTTTTTGCTAAGGTCAAAATCAGCTGGTCCGTTTTGACcatgcctttttttcctagatttatttttcttccttgacTGGCGGCTCATAGCGTTTctcttgtcctttttttgttttcctcctctgttttttgctttgttcttttcctttttgacATCGTCTCGATGATACCTCAGAACTGCGTTGCACTGAGTAGACAAGAGTAGACaaagacagacagacagacagacaagtGTGTACGGAAAGATGACTACAGCCAGACGATGAAACTACTTAGCGAATTGATTATTGCTGGCGTTGGAGGAGGGAACATGCATAGAAGCGGCGAATAGGCGAATCGGGTGTTTATCTGGCATAAACAAGACCTGTCTGAAAAGATGAATTGGACTTTTTACTTGATTTGATAGCACACGATTGAAGATTTACAGTTGAAACAGTTATATATATCAAGACTATCTCTTGGCACCTTTTACTTCCCGTAGCGCTAAACTAACTTCCCGCCTTTACTTGAAATCAAGAAGTTGGGCTCTGAAGGATTGTCAGCCATGTCTGGCTTACATGTTCCAAATTAAACCACACCATCATCGACTCCTCTCTTTTCAATCACACCCCTCCTCTAGCAAGGGGATTCATGCAAGTTCTACCATTCATGGCACTTGTTCACATGTCGTGGCGTTTTCAACATGCAGCCAAAAGTACCTTACATTTCGATCTCATGTTGAACCTTTAACACTTGACAGCTCGTAGAAATCGGATAACCGGAAGGAAAGTGGGAATTTCATGCGAGTCGAGCACGCGGGGGAGCCTTACAAGGCAAGATTAACTCTCGATAAGAGCATGTGCCGGGCCTAAAAATGGGCAAACGGATACTTATGAATCGTTTGTTTGCTTGTGATTCTGTCAGGGTCAAAGCAGGGTGTGTCGAAAACAAGGCTACTAAGCTATACTGTGGATAAGATGATATGCCGTTCGGAAGGTTCGGGTAGGCCATGGGGGAGAGCAATCATGGGGGGGTGGATGAGACCACGAGGTGGCTTGCTGGGGAAATGAAACGAGACGGTGCGAATGAATCaggataaaaataaattgtAATGGCGAATTAAATGATCTTAAATGATTGTTAGCATAAGAGTCAGGCCAGGCtgagatgatgaggatgctaTAGAATGCGGGTTAATTAGAGTGCTGACCGAATCCGTGGCGTGGTTGAGCTGCCGAGGTGACGGGCTCATCAGTGCCGGGAGGATGGAGGGGGGGTATCCGAGAGTTTGACGTTTTATGCCTTGTACCCCCTGGATGCCACGCGAGGGAATTTTGGCTTATatgattattttttttttttttcctttttccatgTGAACAATGGGAGCTTGAGAGTTGATGACCTGTTGTGGTAAAAGGTGAGTTGTTAGAACGAGGAGCCGCAGTGTCGTGAGACGGGTATTTGCTACCCTAGATCCCCGGAACTTATGGCTGGTTTTGAGGCGTTCTCTCCACCTCATCTTGATCCTTTCAAAGAGGAGATTTGCTTCACCGGTCATGATACAAGTCCTGTTCGTTTAATGTGAAACTTGCAGTGCTTTTAAAGTGCTCTGGCAAGTGATCTAGGTAACATGTATACAATGCTCTAGGGTAACACATACGAAATAGGCTTTGATACCAGTAGCTAAAGGTACATAGGATAATTCTATCACGATTATAGTGGTTCTCGCGAAGAATATGAAATGATTGCAAAGAGTAACAAAAAATAATTTCAGGTATTGAGAGGTTTTACGGCTCATTTTTGAGATTTTCTATAACTGAATGCATACTTGTATTGTTGGCGATTCTGAGTTACACTTATTGCCCTATGAGGCGGCGTAATTCAATGCATTCGAGCTGCAATACCTTAGTAGTTATTAGTGTTCAACGTAAACCTGTACATAAAGTATCTTTATAGATTGGGGAAAAATagaaatttaattttttgcTTCCTGGTAGAACGGACCAAATAGTgagctcttcttgcttgCGAGTGGAGTGCATAccctttgtctctctctatgGCATAATATATTCATAATAGCGACTCTATGTAAACTGCTGTCTACTGGGCACTTTTGGATACTAGGTGAGCAAAGTAAACGCTTCAAAAAAATATCAAAGTGCGGATGAGATATGTCATATAGGAACTAAAATTTTGGATAATAGGAGGCACGCACATTCCACTGGAAGTTCAAATGTTTTCACTTGCTTATTAGCTGCGATTGCCCTCTTCCCAGCGACTATATCATCAAAAAATGGATATATAGCATTTTATACATCTCTAAGACGCTAATATCTTTAACCCAGCTGATGATAGGATTATTTCGTTTCTTCGTTAATTACCAATATGTACTAGATCGTGCTAATAACTTAACCAACCATCAATCAATTTACCACTTGGCCTCCTTGCTCTCCACGAAACCCTTGAGGATGCCGACAATCTTGTCGAGAGCGGCCAGGTAGACCCTCAGCTCGCTGGTGACCTGAGCCTCGTCGGCTCCGAGCTTGGAGTAGAAATCTTTACGGTATGGGCAGGCGCCCATGGCAGCACTGAAAATGGGCTTGATCAAGAAGCTGTGGTGAGGCTTCAGGGTGGAGCCGTATGCGTTTCGGAAGGAGTCAGCAAGCTCCTCGGATTCCTTGGCCACGTTGGCGCTGAGGGCGAGGCAGGTAAACTCGAGACCactattttaaaaggttCAACGATTAGTGACAATGTTTTTCTCATGCTTTTAGGGTATAATTGGGCTGCAGAGGGCCTGGTGATGCGTACCGGACCAGCCACAGAAGACCCTCGGTGGCAGTGtgcttcttggtcttgagCTCGTTGCGGCAGAGGTCTTGGACGTTGGTAGACTCGGCAGGGGCGGCGGCCTGGCGGTCACGGAGCTTCTATACATGGGGCGGAATGTGTTAGCTACTAGTTGTCTTGGAGGATCTGTCTAATTGATAGGATGCACGCTTCAACAAGCTATCGTACCTTGATGTTGCCCAACAGATCAGACTTGACGGGAGAGAAGGCAACAGAGCCCAGGACGTCTGCATAGCCTGATTAGACACCTCGCTCTCTTCAAGACATTGATCCATACGGCTGTAGCTTACCAAACATGGTGGTCAGGGACTCGGCAGCATCGAGGAACTGGGTGGTAGCAATGGCATTGCCATTCTCGGCATCAATGGGCACGTCCACAAAGGACTGCTTGAAGGTGTGGACAATGGTGGCGCCGACAGGGATTTCAGGGGCAGACATTTTGGATAGATTTTCTGTTATATGTATAaaggtagaagaagaagacgaagacaaaGACAGAAATGGAgaattggattggattggattggattggattgggagctggaaaggagaagaagaaaaagaggcagatGAACACGCTATCAGGTCTTTGGGTCGGCGGTGAATGCTCGACATCTGGCCTGGAGCTGGTGGGGCAGAGAGGCACAGGTGGGGTTGTTGGAGAGCCAGCTAGGAGGCTTCGACGAAAAGGGGTCAACAGAGAGGGGGTTACGAATCTGCAGCGACCTCAATGGGGCTGGAGGGATGATACGAGCACTGTGTCGTATTTGTTTGGTGTTTTGTCTGATGTATACGTAGAGTGagaacaacagcaacaatgcTCTAGGTTTGTGTTGAATTTTGGATAATGCTTGTAGAGCACAACACAAGTACTACTAAGGTACCCAGACCAAGACCTATACTGTCTGgtaatacctagtaggtgcagctggagatggatccGTGTTGAGACTGTGGCCGCGATCCGTATTTTCTGGATAAAACCCACTCAGCTGCATGCAACTACTCCGCATTTACTCCGTGCAGCGAAGCGTGACATGCTTTTTACAGCCAAGACTTTGACAGATCGCAATTGAGCTCTTGGGAAAACGCACTGCAGAGCCCGCTGTGCATCCCGCTTACATAATGTCGGGCAGCGTATAACCAAGCTTCAGCATTACGCGGCAGTATTCCTTAAGCGCTCTGTCAGTCAGGTGTCAATTCCAAGACGTTTTTCTAattctgccgccgccgacaaGGGACTGCTGCTTTCAGCTCCTGACCATCAACCGTTtaatacatatatgtatatgtactaCTAGAATTGGTGATTGATTGACAGCCTCATCATTGCCCAACTGGGCGGCTCATCATTGCTATATACTACCACgtgtaggtacctagtacaTACTAATTGCTCAATACCTTGGTAGGTACCAGCTTCAGGCTCAGATCTCTTCGGATGAGATGAGCGGCGCCAACCGCAACAACTAGCGCCAAGACAAGCACGCGCTCTACCGTACAGTTACCAAGCACAAGGTACCGCACGCAATAGGCATCGAATGTTTTCCGCTAATTGATGCTCGTATAATGCTACAAGTACTGCACACCATACGTCACTGCGCCCTTATGAAAATTGCTGCTCTCCAtgtctcccttttctttagGTAACAAACCAAACCACCCTGACCCTTGATTGCAGTGACGTCATCATCCCACCCTCTCCAACAAACAAGGCTGCCCCTCCACTTTCGAGCCAGACCTGCAGAGCTCGATGCGCTGCCACGCCAAGACAcgagacaaaaaagaaaacctgGATCAATTGGCCTGAGACAAAGGCAGAGCCGCTGCTAGACAGATTAGCTTTGCATAACACCGTTTTACCTCAATTAAGACTGCGGATCCGCGTCCCCAGCCCAAATCCCTGCTGCGATTCGGCGTCAGCCCTGTGGCGCCGCCAGCATCTGCCTCCTACATACAATGCCTCCCTCCCGTGGTCAATGGGCAGACAGTTCAGCTAGCTAGCTCTCTTCGGGTCGATCCTTCGTCATGGTCTCATGCTGTGAAGtctgctgagcttgagcCCCCGCTTCCCTGATAGCCTCGATCTTGGCATCGATCTTGGCAACGCATATATGATTGTTTTATCCGGCACCTCCTCTGCGCTCTAGTGCTGTCTGCTGTCCCCCTCTATCTCAGCTCTCGTCAATTCTCCCACGTTTTAGATACCCAAACTCAAGTCTCTTCTCCGCGAGCTACTTGTGTGACTCGCGATAGCAGCTTCCCATCCGCTGCCCCATGACGGAACTCGATTCATCCCATCAGTAGTGTTATAACAATGGCCGCCTCCGGGCCTGCGCAGAGTGGAGGCCATCACGGCTTACAGGGCTTCGTGGACCACTTAAAAGACAAACTCCATGATACGAAGCTGTACGATGTCAAGGTCGCCGTATCACATAAGAAGCATCAGATTGGTAAATTTGGAAACCTGTTCAACAAAGATCATCGCCACGATGAAGAGCACGAGGTCCGCTGCGACGAAAAGAGAACCCAAATCTGCGACTCTCATCGCTTCCGTTCCTATTTTCCCGAGAGGGATGGCAATCTTGTCAAGTGGTACATAGATGGACGAGACTACTTCTGGGCCGTATCCGTTGCATTGGAGCAGGCCAAAGAGTCCATCTACATTGAAGACTGGTGGCTTTCGCCAGAGCTGTTCATGAGACGACCACCTCACCAAAAACAAGAGTACAGACTAGACCAGATTCTGAA
Proteins encoded:
- a CDS encoding uncharacterized protein (MEROPS:MER0033237~EggNog:ENOG41~CAZy:CE10~TransMembrane:2 (i168-187o193-214i)), producing MDVVPDHLRKPTVPEPDDYVNPLEASSRWTLNARAQAIRYASSLGFSIANRTEPAAPTPSAEFWADSTLAECKGPKKIRVEVWTPPRLSIGPRAAVIALHGGGWILGQGTDNARWACAVMTSLDAVVFTVNYRLAPNYPFPTPIEDCVDAILQIAKRAAQFGIDPNRMILSGFSAGATTALSSWLIMNDPSRWNYTLPFAVPRITGLVLFYPGLDWTINRADKRLSCTRPDLTLSKGLTDLIDASYVYPPIPRHERADLRLSPGLMTDDIMKKLPPVHLCLCEYDMLLAEGTRFAKRLQSLKKTVTLRIVAGEKHAWDCPPPMIQKESVEVEYAEATQAIANWLGQAHDTDRESMRSMKTKRLRIPRPSFLLRSKSAGPF
- a CDS encoding uncharacterized protein (EggNog:ENOG41), giving the protein MSSIHRRPKDLIACSSASFSSSPFQLPIQSNPIQSNSPFLSLSSSSSSTFIHITENLSKMSAPEIPVGATIVHTFKQSFVDVPIDAENGNAIATTQFLDAAESLTTMFDVLGSVAFSPVKSDLLGNIKKLRDRQAAAPAESTNVQDLCRNELKTKKHTATEGLLWLVRGLEFTCLALSANVAKESEELADSFRNAYGSTLKPHHSFLIKPIFSAAMGACPYRKDFYSKLGADEAQVTSELRVYLAALDKIVGILKGFVESKEAKW